One window of the Falco biarmicus isolate bFalBia1 chromosome Z, bFalBia1.pri, whole genome shotgun sequence genome contains the following:
- the LOX gene encoding protein-lysine 6-oxidase isoform X2 codes for MQFAPPGLLLAQLHACIYWSCLWPAGCQQPPPRRDPPPPPAAWRQRIQWENNGQVYSLLSLGSQYQPPRRRQAAEAAGSPILLLRNNGSLPRRAAARPAATATATAAAAAAAQPPAANGNRGDPGARHWFQAGYQVPSGGRAAAGQRSQGAATPAAAGAARSTSPGASRPSDPSAPAVGTGTDTNRSSTGAGAPPPLSSFRPRREDVMVGDDPYNPYKYTDDNPYYNYYDTYERPRQGSRYRPGYGTGYFQYGLPDLVPDPYYIQASTYVQRMSMYNLRCAAEENCLASSAYRADVRDYDNRVLLRFPQRVKNQGTSDFLPSRPRYSWEWHSCHQHYHSMDEFSHYDLLDASSHRKVAEGHKASFCLEDTSCDYGYYRRYACTAHTQGLSPGCYDTYNADIDCQWIDITDVKPGNYILKVSVNPSYLVPESDYSNNIVRCDIRYTGHHAYASGCTISP; via the exons ATGCAATTCGCGCCGCCGGGGCTCCTGCTCGCCCAGCTGCACGCGTGCATCTACTGGAGCTGCCTGTGGCCCGCCGGCTGCcagcagccgccgccgcgccgggaccccccgccgccccccgccgcctgGAGGCAGCGGATCCAGTGGGAGAACAACGGGCAGGTGTACAGCCTGCTCAGCCTCGGCTCCCAGTACCAGCCGCCCCGGCGCAGGCaggcggcggaggcggcgggcagccccatcctgctgctgcgGAACAACGGCTCGCTGCCGCGGAgagccgccgcccgccccgccgccaccgccaccgccaccgccgccgccgccgccgccgcgcagcccccggccgccAACGGCAACCGCGGGGACCCCGGCGCACGGCACTGGTTCCAGGCCGGCTACCAGGTTCCCTCCGGGGGtcgcgccgccgccgggcagcGGAGCCAGGGGGCCGCCacccccgcggcggccggggcggccAGGAGCACCTCCCCGGGGGCGTCGCGACCCAGCGACCCCAGCGCCCCCGCCGTCGGCACCGGCACCGACACCAACCGGAGCAGCACCGGGGCTGGCGCCCCGCCGCCTCTCAGCAGCTTCAGACCCAGGCGGGAAGATGTCATGGTGGGGGACGACCCGTACAACCCCTATAAGTACACGGACGATAACCCCTATTACAACTACTACGACACGTACGAGAGGCCCCGCCAGGGCAGCAGGTACAGACCCGGCTACGGCACCGGCTACTTCCAGTACG GTCTCCCTGACTTAGTCCCGGATCCCTATTACATCCAGGCGTCCACTTACGTCCAGAGGATGTCCATGTATAACTTGAGATGCGCTGCCGAGGAGAACTGCCTGGCAAG tTCAGCTTATCGAGCAGATGTTAGAGACTATGACAATCGGGTGCTCCTGAGATTCCCCCAACGAGTGAAAAATCAAGGCACATCAGATTTTCTGCCCAGCAGACCCCGTTATTCATGGGAGTGGCACAGCTGTCACCA ACATTATCACAGCATGGATGAATTCAGCCACTATGACTTGTTGGATGCAAGCTCACATAGAAAGGTTGCTGAAGGACACAAAGCAAGTTTCTGTCTCGAAGATACCTCCTGTGATTATGGATATTACAGACGGTATGCATGTACCGCGCATACACAG GGACTGAGCCCTGGCTGCTACGACACTTACAATGCTGATATAGATTGCCAGTGGATTGATATTACAGATGTAAAACCTGGAAATTATATTCTGAAG GTGAGTGTAAACCCCAGCTACTTGGTGCCTGAATCTGATTACTCCAACAATATAGTACGCTGTGATATACGCTATACAGGCCACCATGCATATGCCTCTGGCTGTACAATTTCACCGTAA
- the LOX gene encoding protein-lysine 6-oxidase isoform X1, protein MQFAPPGLLLAQLHACIYWSCLWPAGCQQPPPRRDPPPPPAAWRQRIQWENNGQVYSLLSLGSQYQPPRRRQAAEAAGSPILLLRNNGSLPRRAAARPAATATATAAAAAAAQPPAANGNRGDPGARHWFQAGYQVPSGGRAAAGQRSQGAATPAAAGAARSTSPGASRPSDPSAPAVGTGTDTNRSSTGAGAPPPLSSFRPRREDVMVGDDPYNPYKYTDDNPYYNYYDTYERPRQGSRYRPGYGTGYFQYGLPDLVPDPYYIQASTYVQRMSMYNLRCAAEENCLASSAYRADVRDYDNRVLLRFPQRVKNQGTSDFLPSRPRYSWEWHSCHQHYHSMDEFSHYDLLDASSHRKVAEGHKASFCLEDTSCDYGYYRRYACTAHTQGLSPGCYDTYNADIDCQWIDITDVKPGNYILKVSVNPSYLVPESDYSNNIVRCDIRYTGHHAYASGCTISPY, encoded by the exons ATGCAATTCGCGCCGCCGGGGCTCCTGCTCGCCCAGCTGCACGCGTGCATCTACTGGAGCTGCCTGTGGCCCGCCGGCTGCcagcagccgccgccgcgccgggaccccccgccgccccccgccgcctgGAGGCAGCGGATCCAGTGGGAGAACAACGGGCAGGTGTACAGCCTGCTCAGCCTCGGCTCCCAGTACCAGCCGCCCCGGCGCAGGCaggcggcggaggcggcgggcagccccatcctgctgctgcgGAACAACGGCTCGCTGCCGCGGAgagccgccgcccgccccgccgccaccgccaccgccaccgccgccgccgccgccgccgcgcagcccccggccgccAACGGCAACCGCGGGGACCCCGGCGCACGGCACTGGTTCCAGGCCGGCTACCAGGTTCCCTCCGGGGGtcgcgccgccgccgggcagcGGAGCCAGGGGGCCGCCacccccgcggcggccggggcggccAGGAGCACCTCCCCGGGGGCGTCGCGACCCAGCGACCCCAGCGCCCCCGCCGTCGGCACCGGCACCGACACCAACCGGAGCAGCACCGGGGCTGGCGCCCCGCCGCCTCTCAGCAGCTTCAGACCCAGGCGGGAAGATGTCATGGTGGGGGACGACCCGTACAACCCCTATAAGTACACGGACGATAACCCCTATTACAACTACTACGACACGTACGAGAGGCCCCGCCAGGGCAGCAGGTACAGACCCGGCTACGGCACCGGCTACTTCCAGTACG GTCTCCCTGACTTAGTCCCGGATCCCTATTACATCCAGGCGTCCACTTACGTCCAGAGGATGTCCATGTATAACTTGAGATGCGCTGCCGAGGAGAACTGCCTGGCAAG tTCAGCTTATCGAGCAGATGTTAGAGACTATGACAATCGGGTGCTCCTGAGATTCCCCCAACGAGTGAAAAATCAAGGCACATCAGATTTTCTGCCCAGCAGACCCCGTTATTCATGGGAGTGGCACAGCTGTCACCA ACATTATCACAGCATGGATGAATTCAGCCACTATGACTTGTTGGATGCAAGCTCACATAGAAAGGTTGCTGAAGGACACAAAGCAAGTTTCTGTCTCGAAGATACCTCCTGTGATTATGGATATTACAGACGGTATGCATGTACCGCGCATACACAG GGACTGAGCCCTGGCTGCTACGACACTTACAATGCTGATATAGATTGCCAGTGGATTGATATTACAGATGTAAAACCTGGAAATTATATTCTGAAG GTGAGTGTAAACCCCAGCTACTTGGTGCCTGAATCTGATTACTCCAACAATATAGTACGCTGTGATATACGCTATACAGGCCACCATGCATATGCCTCTGGCTGTACAATTTCACC ATACTGA